ACTGCTCGGCCTCCGTCTCCTGGGCATTCTTGAAGAGCAGGGGCATTCGGCGCTGATCACCAGCATGACGCATGACATGGCAGAGTTCATGGAAGAAGATCAGCCGAGCACTCAGTTCCTGCGTCTGTTTATTAAGAAATATAACTTTATCTTCATTATCGGAGAAGGACGGACAGGCCTCATAGATCAGTTCAACGCCAAAGGCTTCGGCAATATGATCGATATCTAGCTGATCAGGAACCATAATTCCGTGACTCATATATTCTGTACTGATCCATTGTTCCAAAGGAGTTTCCTGGTAATAGGAGAATAACATAAATCCACCTCGAATAAGAATGTATGTTCGTAATATATTGGAAAATAATAGCCCTTCGCAGAAAGGGCCTGATCAAAAGTCAAACTTGATTATTAATAGATTCGTCACCATAAGCGGTGAATCCTCTATTGATTAGGATTGTTTTTATCTGTGTCTCCGCCGTCCTTATGCAGCAATTTCTTCTTCTGCTCGCGATAAGCCTTAAGCGCGGCCTCCATCATCGCGATTTCGTCAGCGGTATAGGCTTCAGGACCACCGTAAAAGGACATGTTCGTCACCGCTTCCTTCATTGGCGCAGGGTCCTGGGTTCTGCCGAGCAAATAATCCCCGCTTGTATCCAGCGCATCGACGATGCGGCGCAAGGATTCTGGATCGGGCTTGCGGTCATTCGTCTCATATCGCGACAATTGGACGATCGTGAGCTCGGCTTGAGCGGCTAAATCTTTTTGCGTAAGTTGCTTCAATTCTCTGAGGTACTTGATACGATCACCAAGGGTTTGCATAATGACTCCTCTTTCATCGTTTAGACTATTATAGCATATAGTTACCGTAATGGTAAGTTATAATTTGTATTTATTTAGGAGTTACAGAGATTGACATTACCATAATGGTAATCTATAATTGAGATATAGTTACCGTTTCGGTAAAAATAGAGTTTAGGAGGTAGGGATACAAAATCAGAAAGAGCGATTCGAATAAAGATTTAAAAGATTCTATCCATTATAAGTTACCAAAATGGTATTGATAATTCAACTGTCTTATGATCATATATTTTATCGGTGAATCTGAGGAGGGATTGCTATGGCAAGACGCAACACTAACATTTACTTGACCGTATTTGAGAATCTGCCGATCAATCAGACTGCAACAAGAGTGGCAGTGGAGCAACGCCTTGAAGAGATCCGTCATTACAGGCAGATTGGCTTTATCCGACGCGAGGCAGGGATCACGGCCAGTTATGAGCCAAGATATCACGGAAATACGAATCTTGTCAGCAAGCCTTCTGAACATCTGGCTATATCGAATGTGGATCGCGAGGCAGAATTGATCCGCAAATCAGAATTGTTGGACAAGGCGATGTGTAGTCTATCTGCGGTACAGCGTGAGGTTATTGAACGGAGTTATCTGGCCCGGGAGGACGAGTATGATTTCATCAGCTGCGGCGAGATGGGCATTAGCGACAGAACATATAGGCGTATCAAGGCAAGTGCGCTGCGGATTCTTGCCGTCGCTATGAAGTTGGAAGTATTCGAAGATGAGGAATCTGAGAGAGTAAGAGAATATGCGAAATGCAGTAATACTTAGTAACTGATATCAGTCGGCAGATAGCCGGCTTTTTCTTTTGTAAGAGGTTGTTCAAAAAGTCCGCTTTTGATAAGAAAACCGATCGTAGCAATTCAAGGAGGAGCGACCGCGATTCAAAGGTAGATTTTCTTGTGATATAGAATTTCATCAGCATCTGCTGATAACGTATAAATCCTATATCTAACACGAAGTGAATCAGGAAGTGGGCTCGACATCGAATCTTGAATTTAGCCGGGCCTTCCGGTGCTCACGTACAAACTACAAGCAAATGCTTCCGATGTCGTTTTCTACGAAAACGTGTAGCTCCGCTCCTCAGTCCCTAGCTTCATCCAACCTTCTCGGTGCTGAAAATCGATCTTTTTGAACACGCACTTAAAGAACCGAACATATGTCCGCTTTGTGTCCTTTGGATGTCCGATCATTTCCTTTTTGCCGTGTTAAATTTGTATTGTGGCATAAGGTGAGAAGCGCAAGAAACCCGCATGCCGATCACACCGGAAAAGTCGCTGAACTTCATTTCAGCGGCTTTTCTTGTTTATGCCACAAAAATTCAAATCCATATAGAGGTGATATTTTATGAAAAAAGTATTGTATGTACCACTCGATGATCGTCCTGTAAATCTGGACGACGTGATCACTTTGGGGCAATCTGCCGGATTGCAGCTTATTACACCTGACCCAATGGACATTAGGAACCGTATTGATTCTGATGCAGAAGCTTCGGGGGATCAATTGATTAGAACCTGCTCGCCAACGTTCGGTAATACGGCGAACATTCGCCAATTCATCCTTGATCATGCGGCAAAGGTAGAGGGCTTTATTATTTCGATTGATATGCTCGCTTACGGCGGACTGATCGGCAGCAGACGACTGCGGGAGAACGGGGGCGGGGACTACCCGAATTATGATTCTTCCACGGCCCACTTGGTCGATGTGATCTGTCAGATTAAAAAGCGATATCCTCATAAACCGGTTTATGTACTGGACACGATTATGCGGCTGGCGACAACGTCATTTACAGAAGGCCTTACTTATGATGCCTACGTAGAATCTCGTAATTTCATGGGCCAGCCTCGTCAAGCATACACGGCCTTCAACGACATTCTGAACGGATACAACACTTCAAATACGGATACACAATACGGCGACACCACGGAGTTTAATAAAGAGCAGTATTATAACGCCCGTCAACATAAGTTCAAGACTAACTATTATGTGCTGGACCGATTGGCCCGACGTGGTTATATCGATTTTCTAGCAGTTGGGGTCGATGATGCGAAGACAGAAGGGGTACAAATCAACGAGATTCGCTTTGTGGAGAACTTTATTAATCGTTCGCTTGGAGGCTGCGGTGGACAAAATCCGAATCTGGCGATTATTCTGCCCGATGCCGACGGTCTCGGTCATTCCTTAGTGGCGCGTATGGCTAATCATTTAAATAGAGGACGAAAGGGCAGAACCAAATTTGCTCTCCAATATTATGGGCCGCATGGTTCCACGATCATTAACCCGTACGAATATATGAGCGTACATGATAATATTCTTCGTCATATCGATATTGTTGGAGGGCAATATGTCACCAGCTCGCCGGATATCGAGATTATCGCCATTACGGACGCTGCCCAAGTACCCAGTGCAATGGCGCGGATTGATGCTAATGGACCGGAGAACAGGGCGACCGTTGTGATTGACTTTGTGGGTCAGGGGGCTGCCAATGCTGCTATAACAGATGCATTGCTGGGAAGCCAAGATACTGGACGACTCCTGGGATACAGCGCATGGAATACAGCTGGAAATAAAATTGGGCTCTCCTTAGGGATGGGCCAGGCTCGCTACAGCTTCCTGGTCTCGGAGAAGAAGGAGGCGGCGCTCGAAGCAGCCGTCAACGCGCATGGGTCTCTGCTGTTCAAGCGCTTCCTGAAGGATTACTTCTACAAAGCAGTAGCTATTGGTGAAATCCGGACGTACTCTAGAAGCCATGGCAAGTACAGCAATTTTCCGCAAACGATGGCAGATCAGAATATGCTTGTTTTCAACTCGCCGGAAGATTATGAATATATGCTTACTTTACTTCGAGATCGAATGCAAACCCTAGTATCGACCTTGGGTGATAAGCCGGCCTTCCTGATCGGCAACTCCGATGGTGCGCTTAATGTGAAGCAAATCTGCGGACCTTCCTGGAGGCTTGCAAGGTATTGCAGTGTCAATCTGCCTTATGATAATCCTGATTTTCTATGGGGCCGTGCCTTTGAGATTACGCTGACTCCTGCCGTTAAGTTGAAGTAACCTGTCTTATTCTTTTAATTCGACTGGTAATATAATGTACCCAGCAAAAGGCCCTCATCTACCGCGATCAGCGGAGGTGAGGGCCTTTTATAAAATTCGGTGGGCGTTAGGCCCCTGTAATAGGAATTTCGTTTTTCTTGAAACTAATGCTATCCACTTTCCAGATCCCTTCACTATAGACGAATTGAGCCTGTCTGGTCATCGTCACCAAATCCCCGTTTTGGTTCTTTCCAATATCAATGGACTGAGAGAATTTCCCTGTCGTAGGGCTTGTATAATAAGCCGGAGAGGTGAGATCTTTAAACTCATATTTACTATTTAGCCCTTTATCCCGAATGATTGAATTAATGAACCGATCGGTGAAGTACGGTGCGAAGTAAGAACGGACCTGCTGGATGGCAGATATATCGTTGGCTTCGTTCAACATATCGGATAATTGCCGCAAACGTTCCATAGTAATTTTCTGTGAAGCTGGGGGCTGTCCGGGATTCATGTTCACTGCGATTTGCAGATCATTCAATGTAATCGTAGCTTGTCTGACTCGTTGATCCCATTTTACGTCCGCTCCCAATGTTTGACTTACAAAACGGAGGGGAACATAAGTAGTTCCTCCATTTATAATCTGTGCAGGAACGTCCAGCGTAACCTCGGATTGATTGACCTGGACCTTTTTCGAGCCTAGAACTAGCTGTATGGTAGTGTCATCTTTGACAATAGTAATAAGCTGATTACGCTTATCCCATTCAACCTGGGCACCTAAGTGCTGTGATACATCCCGAAGAGGAATAAGTACACGATTGTTCTGCAGTTTCCCATTATCCAGTTCTACAGCGGCAGGACTCGCAAAGCTGGAGGCGGATAATACGGGAATAGCCAGCATGACAGAGGCCAATAAGGATAATGTCCATTTTTTAAACATGCGAACCTCCGAATCTTTAAAATTAAAATAGCCGTTAATATATTAAACGTAAAATAGGGAGAAATAGTTGCAAAAAATTTGGATTTAGCAGGAAAGTAAGCTGCTGGTCCTAGGACTAAAAAACGTGATCTCAAAGAGACCACGTAGCGTAACCAAGTACATCCATTGTTTTTGTATATGAGGTCAGTTTTATTTTTATCTTGACTGGTAAATCTTCTTTAGGAAGAGTTGTACCTTTATATACACTTGTATTCTTAATTGGTGAGTCTTTAAAAATTTTATCTGTATTTTCATAATTCAAGTGATAAATCTTTCCGCTCTGTACTTCGATTTCTGCTTGCATGTAAATACCATCAGTGCTATCAGATAATGATTCAACTTGATAATCTATTCCATAATATAAGTAATTATTCATATATTCTTTAGGTTTACTAAACAGCCCATTCACAGTCAGCTTAATATCACCAAATTCAACAGAATCACCCAATTTCAATTCTTCCTTATACATTATCGGTTCTGGAGACTTTGGGGGTTGTTCTGGAGGAAGGGACTGTGTGTAAGGATTAGTGATCAGTATCTCATCCTTTTTCTTATCATAACTAACGTCCATCCCCAGCACTCTTCCAATCTCCCCAATCGGCAGATAATTTAGATTGTTGTAATTAAGTACCCTATTTTTTTCAATATAGTCCCTTCTTTCTTTAAGAGAGTGTCTTGGTTATATTACTATCAATTATAAGGATAGATACAATTATTTACCATATCATTCAAAATACGAACATACGTCCGCTTGTTGTCCTCTGCATGTCCGTCCATTTCCTAATTGGCGTGTTAAATTTGTATTGTGAGAATCAGGCGAACGGGCCAGTGAGGCCCTCCATCGCCGGAAAGAACCAGAGAAGTCGCTGAAGCTGATTCAGCGGCTTTTCTTTTTGGGAGGGTAGCCAATGCCAACGTGCAACAACAACAAGAATCCGCCTGCTGCGCCTTTTACCGAAATCGAGTGGAAGCAGCCCGAGCTGTGCATCAGCTGTATATGGGGGCGGCTCGAAGGTACAAAGCAATTTTGCAGCTTGCCGCGGTGCGTGGTGGAGGATCAAGGGAAAGGAGAGCAACGGTATGATTGAGGTGAGCTTCAGTACGCTACTGGCTGGGGTCATGCGATCACTTGCTGAGCGTTTCCCGGAAATCCCGGTCCATCGTGAGAAGTCCGAGCAGAAGGCCGAAGGGCCTTGTTTTTATGTAGAAATGCTGAAAGCTTCACAGAAGCAGGAGCTGAATCGGCGTTATCACCGGGCTTGTTCATTTCAAGTGCAGTTTGTAAGTGAGGCGACACCTCAGAGTCCCAATATGTCGGTGCATGGTATGGCTGAGCAGCTATACGAATTATTTCGAGATATCGATATTGTCGGTGCTAGATACATGGGGACGCAAATGAAGCATGAGGTTCGGGATGGGGTATTACATTTTGACTTTGGCTTTCATTTTTTGGTCTGGCTCCCGCCTGGGGACGAGCTCAAGATGCAAACGCTCAAAGAGGAGGAATCTCTGAAAAATGGCAACACAAAAGGTAATTAAGCATGCGGAAGATTTAGAAGCTAGTATGTACCAGCCAGTTGAGATGCAGACGGACGTTGCGTTCTCCAAAGCGCAATTTCTGGCTTCGCAGGCCTATTCCGGAGTGCAGAAGGATATTTTGTCGGTCGTACTGAAAGATGGGCAGCGGTATACAAAAGCAGAAGCAGAAGTGGAAATAAATCAATTTAAACATAAAGGAGTGAAATAAAATGGCGGGTGGAACATTTACAGTTCAGAACAAGGTAAGACCTGGCGTTTATATCAATTTCAAATCGGAGGCAAAGGCGCTTGGCACGCTTGGAGAGCGCGGGATCGCGGCATTCCCGGCGCCACTTCCTTGGGGCAAGAGTGGAATTACGGTCCTCAGTAGCGAGACCTTCCTGGAGCAATGCTTGCCATCGCTTGGCTTCCAGCCAACGGATGCGCGGATTCGCCACATTACGGCAGCAATGGCCCATGCCAGTAAGATTCTGATTTATCGGTTAGGTGCCGAAGGCGCTGTGAAGGCAACAGCCAAGCTTGGAACTTTGACAGCGACAGCAAAATATGGTGGTAAACGAGGTAATGATCTGCAGATCGTCATTCAGTCCAGTCTGGACTATGAAGGTTTCTTCGAGGTGAAGACGCTGTTGGACGGTGAGAAGGTAGATGTACAAACCGTTGAGACGGCTGAGAAGCTGCTGGCGAATGAGTTCGTTGAATTCTCGGGAAGCGGCGCATTGACGGAGACTGCAGGTACCGCTCTGGAAGGCGGAGCGAATGGTAGTGGAGGTGCGGGAGAATATTCCGACGCATTGGCGGCTTTTGAGGCAGAAGACTTCAATGTTCTCGGTATTCCTGTAGACGATAGTGCTGTGAAGCAGCTGGCAGTTGCTTATACCAAGCGGCTCCGCGAACAAGAAGGGAAGAAGTTCCAGACCGTTGTATATGACTACCCTGCGGCCAATTACGAAGGCGTCATTAGTCTGAAGAACGGTATCGTTACAGGAGATGGCCTGACAGTAGAGCCTATTTATCTGCTGTGGGAGATCGCGGCGATGGAAGCGGCGGCGAATGTGAATGAGTCCCTAACTTATACGGAAATTCCGAATGCGGTTGATGTGGCGCCAAAATATACAAATTCGGAGATCGTACAAGCCTTGAATAAAGGCGAAATGGTGCTCAGCGTCGTTAACGGGCGGGTGGTCATCGAGCAGGACATTAATACGTTGACTTCCTTTACAGCTGATAAGGATAAGAAATTCAGCAAGAACCGGGTGCTGCGTGTACTCGATTCAATGGCGAAGGACATCCAGTCTATTTTCAGCCAAAATTGTGTTGGCAAGACGGATAACAATGCGGACGGACGTAATCTGCTGAAGGGCGAAGTGATTAGTTACTTGGACAATTTACAGGGAATCGGGGCAATTCAGAATTTCGATTCGCAGAGCGATATCGAGGTATTGCCAGGCCAGGATGTCGACGCTGTCTGGATTCAGCTCGCTGTTCAGCCAGTAGATAGTGCAGAGAAAATTTATATGAGCATTTCAGTTCAATAAGGAGGGACAGACCATGGCATTTTTTAATAAACAGGATGCAGTAAGTGGGAAGCAAGGGAAGGCGTTCGTCATAATCGAGGGGCGGAATGAAGAGCTGTTCTATGCGAAGACGATTGAAGCGACGATCGAGAAGAATAAGGTCGACGTACCTGTTCTTGGTAAGACGAATACACCACAGCGTTCTGCAGGCTGGAAGGGGAGCGGCACATTAACCATTTATTATGTGTCTTCCGTATTCCGCCAATTGATGCGCGATTATATCCGTACAGGCAAGGACTTCTGGTTTGATCTGCAGATTGTAAATGAGCAACCAGGCAGCTCGGCAGGCAAGCAGACCGTTATTCTGAAAAATTGTAATCTCGATAGCGTCATTGCGGCCAAGCTTGATGCGACCACCGACGATATGCTGGATGAGGAACTACCGTTCACATTCGAGGACTACGATATTCTTGATTCGTTCAATACAATCCAAGGAATTTAAGGAGGAGCAGCATGAGTAATTTAAGTTTATTTTTTGCGCAAAATGTAGTGTCGGAAATTTCTGAGGAAGTCATCATTTCACCCCGTTTCAAGAATGAAGCGGGCAAGCCGGTCCCATGGAAGCTGCGCAGTATGACCGAGGACGAGAACGAAGCGATCCGCAAATCGTCACAGCGCAAGATCAAGGAGAGAGGTATCGTTACACTGGATACGAACTCTGATGAATATTTGGCCAAGCTCGTTGTAGCCAGCGTCGTGTTCCCGGACTTGAAGGATGCTGAACTGCAGAAATCCTATGGCGTACTTGGCGCTGATCAACTACTGCGCAAGATGCTGCTGCCTGGGGAATATGCGACGCTCCTACAGAAGGTACAGGAAGTTAACGGCTTTGACAGAGATGTTAACGAGCTCGCTGACGAAGTAAAAAACTAATTAAAGAGGGCGACGGTGAGGCGAACTATGCCTACTACGCCCTCCACAAGCTTCGTATTATGCCCTGGGACTTCGTCGAGCTTGAGCCGCGTAAGAAGGCCGCGCTGATCGCGATGATTCAGGTGCGGATTCAGGCGGAGAAGAAGGCGACGAAAAGGTGAGTCTATTATCTTTGGAGCTTGCAAGCACTCTCTTCAAGAGGGTGCTTTTTACTATTTTTGAAGGGAGGTAGATTTGCATTGGCGACGATGTCTAATGCACTTGCTCTGTTCGACTCTACTACGTCGATTATGCCTCGCATGCCTACTCTGCCATTGCCTGTAACCAATGAACCGGAAATTACAATAATTGATCCGGGTAAGAGCATTGTCTCTAGGTTTGAAGGACAGCCAACAATCTTTGACGCTGAATACACTGTAGTAGAGGATGATTTCAAGAAGAACATTGAAGCTGCTGCCGTAGCCCAGGAAAACTTAAATGAGAAAACCAAAAAGAAGGCTATCGATGTAGTCAAGTTGTTCTCAACAGCGAAAGATGCTGCGAAGAAATTGAAATCCGCAATGGATTTTAGTGATGCCTATGTAAATACATTCGCTCGTCTTGATGCAATTAATGATCATCTTCAGACGACCAAGCAATTGCAGGATAAAGTATTTGCTTCGGCCCAGCGCTCGCGGGGAAATTATATGGATACGGCGGCGCAGATCAGTCAGCTCGGTCAAATGGCTCCGGGTGCATTCAAAAGTAATGATGAAACGATAGCTTTTCATGAATTGGCTCAGCAGTCCATACGTATGGGCGGAGGCGATCCAAAGTCCAGCATGAACAATCTTACCAAAATAATGTCCACTGGAAGTTTCAGCGGTGGTGACTTTAGCTCAATGACGGAGTATGCCCCCATGTTAGCACAGGCGATATCCGATTATACCGGAAAGTCGAGAGAGGAACTGGTCAATCTATCATCTAGTGGTGCGCTATCCTCTGAAGTTATTAAAAATGCTATGTTCGCGGCATCCGATCAAATCAATGCCAAGTTCTCTGAATTTCCGCAGACATTCGGAGACCATTTCAATAGCATTAAAAACACGGCAATCCGCGGCCTGGATCCCATTATCCAAAAATTGAGTGAACTGCTGAATAGTCCGGGAGCAAGTTCTTTCTTCAGCGGGTTAGAGACAGGGATAAGTGTGGCTATGGGGTTGCTCAATATGCTGATTGACGGTGCAATCTGGTTAGCGGAGGTGGCTCAGAACAATTGGCCGGTCATGGAACAAATCTTGACAACCTTCGCGGTGGCTATAATTCCTTTGCTCTGGGGAATGGTAACTCCGATCCTGACCGCAGTAGGGGCTTGGATGATGGCGAATTGGCAGATCCTTTTAGTAGCTGCTATAATCGGTCTCCTTGTCGCTGCTATGATCCATTTTGGAATTTCTGCGGAGGATGTGATCGGGGCAGTCGTAGGTTTTTTTTTTCGCTTTATATGCGGTTATTTACAATATCATTGCAGGAATCATCAATGCGATTGTCCAATCTGCTGAATTCATCGTAAATTTATTCTTTGAAGCTGTCTATTTCGTCAAGAAGCTAATCTATGATTTGGCCATGTTCTTCATTGATCTTTTCTATAATATGTTACTGTCTGTGGAAGAGTTTGCTGGTGGTTTTATGACGACGATTTTATCGGCAATCAATGGGGCGTTGAAGGGCTTTAATTGGCTTGTTGATAAAGTAAATGACATATTTGGTACAGACTTTAAACGGGCTGAATTATTTGACGAGAATAATATCCACGCCCTAAGCGATAAAGTGAACAGCATAAGGGATTTGATGGAAGAACCTGTAAAAACAGAAGTTGATTTCGGTCATATCGCGTACAAAAATGTAGGCGATTCTTTCGATAAGGGTAATAATATTGGGATTAATGGTACAAGAAAAGCGATGGATGGGTTAGGCTCATTTAAAAACTCCCTAACCGACAAGTTCAAAAATCCGACGGGAGGCTTGGATATCACAGCTAATCCTTACAATGCGGCTGGTATTCAGAACCCAGGTGCTGCTTCTATGAACTCAGGGTCCAACTCTATCCCTAATGTCGGAAGAGTCGATAAGGTAGGGCAAATCGAGAATTCGGTAGACATTAGCAGTGAGGATCTAAAAATGATGCGGGAGCTGGCTGAGATGAAATCGATTCAGAATTTTGTCTCTCTCACTCCAACTGTCCAGGTAACGACAGGCCCAGTGAACAACGGTGCGGATATCGATACGATCGTAGCCCGGATAGAACAAACTCTGGAAGAGGAAATCTCCGCTTCCGCTGCGGGGGTGTATGGATGAGATGAATAAATATTCTATGACGCTCTCTTACAATAACGAGAAAGAAGCGATTGAATTTCCGGTGCTGCCGGCCAAGATCGAGGTTTCCGAATCCGGTAATCATAAAACCTATGACATATCGAAGCTCGGCGAGATCAACGTGCTCAGGAATGTGAAGCTTGCCGAGCTGTCTTTTGAGGGCATATTTCCGGCAACTTGGTTCCCGGGGGCGAGTGTTGCGGAAGAAAGGTTATTCGAGCCGAAGCATTATGTTGAGGACATTCAGAAGTGGTCCCGTTCTAAGCAGCCGATGCGTTTGGTCTTTACTGGTGGATCTATAGATATTGCGATGTATGTCAGCGTCGAGAAGTTTTCTTGGTCCGAAAGCAGCGGGGCGGTTGGCGATATCAAGTATCAAATCTCGTTTAAGGAATACCGTTTCTATGCAGCAACGAAGACGGAGGTCGTGAAAGAAACCAAAGAGGGAGCCAAGACCGCTAATAAGAGCAGCACCGAATCGAAGCCCCGTCCGGATACGAGAGTTCAGCCCAAGACTTATAAATTGGTGGCCGGGGACTCATTGTGGAAGGTAGCTAAGAAGTTCCTGGGCGATGGGGCCAAGTATAAGCAGATTCAAAAGCTAAATGGCATTAAGGACAGCGAACTAAGGAAATTACCGATTGGTAAGATCATTAAGCTGCCGTAAAAGGGGGGCATACGGATGCTTGAGCTACTACTGGATAACAAGGAAGGCTCTATATGGGATATATCCGAGCTGGTTACTGATGCAACCTGGAAGACCTCCCGGGTCGGTAAACCTGGCAGCTTTGATTTTTCCTTTATTGCTGCGGATAATATCCAGATTAACAATGGCGATATCGTTAGGGCGAAGTGGGATGGTGTGCCGATTTTTTACGGATATGTATTTACGATCGGGAGCGATCAAGAGGAACAGATCAAGGTCAAATGCTATGACCAGATCCGCTATTTGTCCACGAATGAAACCTATGTGTTCAAGAATATGACTGCCGCAGCCATCGTTAAGCGCATTGCAGATGATACGGGCCTAAAATGGGGGCATGTCGTCGATACGAAGTACCGCATCCCCTCGATGGTTGAGGATAATCAGAAGCTGATCGATATTATTTGCAAAGCGTTCGATCATACCGTTATTAATACGGGGAATATCTATAACTTTTTTGATGAATTCGGGGCATTGGCAGTACGTGATGCTAGGGATATGAGTCTCAATCTGGTGATTGGTGATAAGGCCTCTATGTACGGTTATTCTTTTGAGAAGAGTATCGATAATGAGACGTATAATCGCTTCAAGCTGGTGCAGGACAATAAACAGACGGGTCATCGCGATGTATACGCCGCCGAGGACAGCGCGAATATCGCCAAGTGGGGGCGGCTGCAGTATTTTCAGAAGGTCGATGACAATATGAATGAAGCTCAGATCAATAAGCTGCTTGATCAGCTGCAGCAGATAAAGAACCGCGAGACGAAAAAGCTCAAACTTGAGGCTCTTGGCAATCCATCCGTCAGGGCCGGCTCCTATATCAACGTGAGAATTTCCGATTTGGGCATCGATCAATATTATTTGGTCGACGAGTGCTCGCATCGCTTCAGTGGGGAAGATTATACGATTAGCTTGGATTTGAAGGTGATTTAATGGCACTTGGAGATAAAATAAGAAGGCTCGGCAGTGAAGCCGTGGGCGCCGGAAATCCGGTGGCGGTCATGTTCGGGACTGTGGTAAAAGTTAATCCTCTTGAGGTGAATGTCGATCAACGATTCACGCTCGAAGAGGATTTTTTGGTTGTGACAGAAAGGCTGCAAAGATATGAAATTGACCTGAAGCATAAACACGACACAAGTGAGGCCCCTACGAAGGAGGCGTTACTAGAGAAAGTGGTTATCCGAAAAGGTCTGCAAGTGGGAGATTCAGTTCTCCTGTTGCGTGTTCAAGGCGGGCAGAAATATGTCGTATGGGATCGGGTGGTGAAGTCATGATACCGATTGGAGGCAGCTTGACCC
The window above is part of the Paenibacillus lutimineralis genome. Proteins encoded here:
- a CDS encoding ImmA/IrrE family metallo-endopeptidase; its protein translation is MLFSYYQETPLEQWISTEYMSHGIMVPDQLDIDHIAEAFGVELIYEACPSFSDNEDKVIFLNKQTQELSARLIFFHELCHVMRHAGDQRRMPLLFKNAQETEAEQFVLYAAMPFYMMARQNIPDQHCEAIPFIAEQFQVTLELAERRLDQVQRRVLQGTLIAAAREADRKQQAADSWSPETMRILNQLERQITGDKGGN
- a CDS encoding helix-turn-helix domain-containing protein is translated as MQTLGDRIKYLRELKQLTQKDLAAQAELTIVQLSRYETNDRKPDPESLRRIVDALDTSGDYLLGRTQDPAPMKEAVTNMSFYGGPEAYTADEIAMMEAALKAYREQKKKLLHKDGGDTDKNNPNQ
- a CDS encoding ArpU family phage packaging/lysis transcriptional regulator, with amino-acid sequence MARRNTNIYLTVFENLPINQTATRVAVEQRLEEIRHYRQIGFIRREAGITASYEPRYHGNTNLVSKPSEHLAISNVDREAELIRKSELLDKAMCSLSAVQREVIERSYLAREDEYDFISCGEMGISDRTYRRIKASALRILAVAMKLEVFEDEESERVREYAKCSNT
- a CDS encoding DUF4127 family protein, translating into MKKVLYVPLDDRPVNLDDVITLGQSAGLQLITPDPMDIRNRIDSDAEASGDQLIRTCSPTFGNTANIRQFILDHAAKVEGFIISIDMLAYGGLIGSRRLRENGGGDYPNYDSSTAHLVDVICQIKKRYPHKPVYVLDTIMRLATTSFTEGLTYDAYVESRNFMGQPRQAYTAFNDILNGYNTSNTDTQYGDTTEFNKEQYYNARQHKFKTNYYVLDRLARRGYIDFLAVGVDDAKTEGVQINEIRFVENFINRSLGGCGGQNPNLAIILPDADGLGHSLVARMANHLNRGRKGRTKFALQYYGPHGSTIINPYEYMSVHDNILRHIDIVGGQYVTSSPDIEIIAITDAAQVPSAMARIDANGPENRATVVIDFVGQGAANAAITDALLGSQDTGRLLGYSAWNTAGNKIGLSLGMGQARYSFLVSEKKEAALEAAVNAHGSLLFKRFLKDYFYKAVAIGEIRTYSRSHGKYSNFPQTMADQNMLVFNSPEDYEYMLTLLRDRMQTLVSTLGDKPAFLIGNSDGALNVKQICGPSWRLARYCSVNLPYDNPDFLWGRAFEITLTPAVKLK
- a CDS encoding copper amine oxidase N-terminal domain-containing protein produces the protein MFKKWTLSLLASVMLAIPVLSASSFASPAAVELDNGKLQNNRVLIPLRDVSQHLGAQVEWDKRNQLITIVKDDTTIQLVLGSKKVQVNQSEVTLDVPAQIINGGTTYVPLRFVSQTLGADVKWDQRVRQATITLNDLQIAVNMNPGQPPASQKITMERLRQLSDMLNEANDISAIQQVRSYFAPYFTDRFINSIIRDKGLNSKYEFKDLTSPAYYTSPTTGKFSQSIDIGKNQNGDLVTMTRQAQFVYSEGIWKVDSISFKKNEIPITGA
- a CDS encoding phage tail terminator family protein, with the protein product MIEVSFSTLLAGVMRSLAERFPEIPVHREKSEQKAEGPCFYVEMLKASQKQELNRRYHRACSFQVQFVSEATPQSPNMSVHGMAEQLYELFRDIDIVGARYMGTQMKHEVRDGVLHFDFGFHFLVWLPPGDELKMQTLKEEESLKNGNTKGN
- a CDS encoding phage tail sheath family protein, with product MAGGTFTVQNKVRPGVYINFKSEAKALGTLGERGIAAFPAPLPWGKSGITVLSSETFLEQCLPSLGFQPTDARIRHITAAMAHASKILIYRLGAEGAVKATAKLGTLTATAKYGGKRGNDLQIVIQSSLDYEGFFEVKTLLDGEKVDVQTVETAEKLLANEFVEFSGSGALTETAGTALEGGANGSGGAGEYSDALAAFEAEDFNVLGIPVDDSAVKQLAVAYTKRLREQEGKKFQTVVYDYPAANYEGVISLKNGIVTGDGLTVEPIYLLWEIAAMEAAANVNESLTYTEIPNAVDVAPKYTNSEIVQALNKGEMVLSVVNGRVVIEQDINTLTSFTADKDKKFSKNRVLRVLDSMAKDIQSIFSQNCVGKTDNNADGRNLLKGEVISYLDNLQGIGAIQNFDSQSDIEVLPGQDVDAVWIQLAVQPVDSAEKIYMSISVQ
- a CDS encoding phage tail tube protein; its protein translation is MAFFNKQDAVSGKQGKAFVIIEGRNEELFYAKTIEATIEKNKVDVPVLGKTNTPQRSAGWKGSGTLTIYYVSSVFRQLMRDYIRTGKDFWFDLQIVNEQPGSSAGKQTVILKNCNLDSVIAAKLDATTDDMLDEELPFTFEDYDILDSFNTIQGI
- a CDS encoding phage tail assembly chaperone, with the translated sequence MSNLSLFFAQNVVSEISEEVIISPRFKNEAGKPVPWKLRSMTEDENEAIRKSSQRKIKERGIVTLDTNSDEYLAKLVVASVVFPDLKDAELQKSYGVLGADQLLRKMLLPGEYATLLQKVQEVNGFDRDVNELADEVKN